The Oscarella lobularis chromosome 12, ooOscLobu1.1, whole genome shotgun sequence genome window below encodes:
- the LOC136193566 gene encoding probable serine/threonine-protein kinase DDB_G0281745 — translation MTEIKLGGGAFGEVKVGYWRGCPVAVKMFYACLESDYYLRLFQQEISVCTRARHPNIVSLCGVTTENNVPLRIITELLEGSLSDVIRAAHRSRLPLTLREQIDLALGITAGITYLHLLGSNGVLHGDIRSSNVVVTALMEPKICDLGAARFVEVSLSAGVLSPEYLAPERAESGSPNTKMADVYSLGVTLVELMMGEQPVSSDRLGQWSRVGHATVKRMCRQIISLDPCRRPNARECLAQLEQVKGSDEYDRCNPKRIVKGKLHGESHLSLVEAPWRQRRILPIHR, via the exons ATGACGGAAATTAAACTTGGAGGAGGTGCTTTCGGAG AAGTGAAAGTGGGCTATTGGCGTGGCTGCCCCGTGGCTGTAAAGATGTTCTATGCGTGCCTGGAGTCCGACTACtatcttcgtctttttcaacaAGAGATCTCCGTCTGCACTCGAGCTCGCCATCCCAACATCGTCTCCTTATGCGGCGTAACGACGGAAAACAACGTTCCTCTTCGAATAATCACCGAGCTTCTCGAAGGCtcgctttctgacgtcatcagggCCGCTCATCGTTCAAGACTGCCTCTCACTTTGCGAGAGCAGATTGATCTGGCGTTGGGAATAACGGCCGGTATCACTTACCTTCATCTACTCGGTTCAAACGGAGTTTTGCACGGCGACATTCGATCCTCAAATGTCGTCGTGACGGCGCTTATGGAGCCCAAGATATGTGATTTGGGCGCGGCTCGCTTTGTCGAAGTGTCTCTCTCAGCCGGAGTATTGAGTCCAGAGTACTTAGCTCCAGAACGAGCTGAGAGTGGGAGTCCTAATACGAAGATGGCCGATGTGTACAGCCTCGGCGTCACTCTCGTTGAGTTGATGATGGGCGAGCAACCGGTATCTAGTGATCGACTTGGGCAATGGTCCCGCGTCGGTCATGCGACTGTGAAGAGAATGTGCCGTCAAATAATAAGCCTTGATCCATGTAGGAGGCCAAATGCGCGAGAGTGCTTGGCTCAATTGGAACAAGTCAAGGGCTCCGATGAATACGATCGGTGTAACCCAAAGAGAATTGTCAAGGGTAAACTGCATGGAGAAAGTCATTTGAGTCTTGTGGAGGCGCCGTGGCGACAGCGTCGTATCTTGCCAATTCATAGGTAA
- the LOC136194264 gene encoding short transient receptor potential channel 4-like isoform X1, with translation MSSEETILIELDNIEEDSNVVIDPISRANTPTGVDEADPQMLLFNELKNFAEGQANRIARHIDNGAKVEHLYDDDRTTLHVLFAAFSTSDEDDETKRRSCIESIQTLLDRGADPTAISCDRPVLHEAVMNMCPVEGLEILLSSPGVSVRVHSQKGGSVLHVLLDSRESYDMDYVEYLIDKGADLESTVIGRTPLDAMAAMDDEKAAPLIDFVQRKRPQLLRKHADSMLRHAFSSGRLATVKLLLKKGATVSRARGRGDGEPLLFSAVRSPCSSFAKFSLLRRLKVDIKATDTRSRNIVHIAAECGHFPIMKRAIELGVSPLDADDEGCFPMHFVSRSDSGDPAEMSDRLKCLNYLIENNASVNAKNKRNESPLFLALQRKAKTFIERLVQAGATLADSKLKCLQYDEVTLLSDPQVILVAPKPLDMMLRLGALFAKCAKRDELHRGELLTLSNDMERLAVEMMDKAKWRADDIINLFAHGIEAEQKLFISSPQVQEKMKFYWYGERGEMKKRQYMYKVPLFLMKTFLLPIFLIILLPCRQCDYRSLYIKSMRTVEPCIAYVTNAVTYLLFLVLLIANVSLKSTNTVAPATSPSVLDWIVFVFVVALLFQDIYQAYGHGRAVMYYRANLGSVVDLFLVFTFITYYVLLFVGYYVIDDGFEVIRASFHVLGFASLISIVRFLSYLQAHSVLGPIQLSFVGIFYDVVLFLIILGTFLIGFAVCITSVYSASVKSPGASANATVHDEVSGMLSSIKTLFWSLFGEFDPSSFEAEPLEEAVGMTILALWLVLAVIVLLNMLIALISNSFQRIQDNADIEWKFARAVIIRNIWKSPPIPIPINIFHFVALLASNVCCTSSKRFSDVEKCVYEDFANHEGIREKFREKIEKAEEEGVRRKDLNKLRKHLDKQISTLNAVAFGSNPDTVSYESGSGDPGKNGTSKSAHCNPVQPSEFQEEVIAAKSGSRPRSAPRTDDDDNDEEKMVRSGLKSRSHSRVTPSRAEGDAAREFLEGLRQLRESFQKSFKEHQLEIQESLRNLQLEFQESVRNLQSEFLERHAKVAGLTSVDSK, from the exons ATGTCTagcgaagaaacgatccTGATCGAGCTCGATAATATCGAAGAAGACTCCAACGTCGTCATTGACCCCATCTCCAGAGCGAATACGCCcaccggcgtcgacgaagccgatCCTCAAATGCTTCTATTCAACGAACTGAAAAACTTCGCTGAAGGCCAAGCGAATCGAATTGCGAGGCACATCGACAACGGAGCGAAAGTCGAGCACctctacgacgacgatcgaacgacgctgCACGTTCTGTTCGCcgccttctcgacgtccgacgaagacgacgaaacgaagaggCGGTCTTGCATAGAAT CCATTCAAACTCTTCTCGATCGTGGTGCTGATCCGACGGCGATCTCTTGTGATCGGCCTGTGCTGCATGAGGCCGTCATGAATATGTGTCCTGTTGAGGGCTTGGAGATTCTCCTGTCGTCTCCTGGGGTGTCCGTTAGAGTCCACAGTCAAAAAGGAGGCTCCGTGCTTCATGTTTTG CTGGATTCTCGCGAGTCATATGATATGGACTACGTCGAATATTTAATTGACAAAGGCGCTGATTTGGAATCAACTGTCATTGG GCGGACTCCTCTTGATGCGATGGCTGCAATGGATGACGAAAAGGCTGCACCGTTGATTGATTTTGTCCAGCGAAAGAGACCTCAACTGCTAAGAAAACACGCTGACTCTATGCTTCGTCATGCCTTTTCGTCAGGAAGACTGGCCACAGTCAAG ctTCTTCTGAAGAAAGGAGCGACTGTGTCTCGAGCACGTGGCAGGGGAGACGGCGAACCGTTGCTATTTTCAGCTGTAAGATCCCCGTGCTCGTCATTTGCAAAATTCTCTCTTTTACGTCGACTCAAAGTCGACATCAAAGCGACTGACACGAGATCGAGAAACATCGTACACATCGCGGCAGAATGCGGACATTTCCCCATCATGAAACGCGCCATAGAGCTCGGCGTGAGCCCCCTCGATGCCGACGATGAAGGATGCTTTCCAATGCACTTCGTATCTCGTTCGGACTCCGGAGATCCTGCAGAGATGAGCGACCGCCTGAAATGTCTAAATTATCTCATTGAGAATAACGCGTCTGTCAATGCAAAGAACAAGCGAAATGAATCGCCTTTGTTTCTAGCGcttcaaagaaaagcgaagacATTTATCGAGCGTCTCGTTCAGGCCGGAGCGACGTTGGCCGATTCCAAGCTTAAGTGTCTTCAGTACGACGAAGTGACTCTTCTCAGCGATCCCCAAGTGATTCTGGTTGCGCCGAAACCGCTCGATATGATGCTTCGACTAGGAGCGCTTTTCGCCAAGTGCGCCAAGCGCGACGAATTGCATCGCGGCGAGTTGCTCACCTTGTCCAACGACATGGagcgtctcgccgtcgagatGATGGATAAGGCCAAGTGGAGAGCGGATGATATTATCAATTTGTTTGCTCATGGAATAGAAGCCGAGCAAAAGCTG TTTATCTCTAGCCCTCAGGTTCAGGAGAAGATGAAGTTCTACTGGTACGGCGAGAGAGGTGAAATGAAAAAGCGGCAATACATGTACAAGGTTCCCTTGTTTCTAAtgaagacgtttcttcttcccaTCTTTCTCATTATCTTGCTTCCCTGTCGCCAATGCGACTACAGAAGCCTCTACATAAAATCGATGAGAACCGTAGAGCCGTGCATTGCTTACGTCACCAACGCCGTCACCtatctcctcttcctcgttcttctcatcgCCAACGTCTCTCTCAAGTCGACGAACACCGTTGCCCCAGCAACGTCGCCTAGCGTTCTCGATTggatcgttttcgtcttcgtcgtcgctctccttttCCAAGATATCTATCAAGCGTACGGTCATGGAAGGGCTGTGATGTACTATAGAGCAAATTTAGGCAGTGTCGTCGACTTGTTTCTCGTCTTCACTTTTATCACCTACTACGTTCTTCTATTCGTCGGCTACTATGTTATTGATGATGGTTTCGAAGTGATTCGCGCATCGTTTCACGTTCTCGGCTTTGCATCTCTCATCAGCATCGTACGTTTTTTATCCTATCTACAAGCTCACTCTGTCCTTGGTCCCATACAACTGTCGTTCGTCGGAATTTTCTACGACGTCGTACTCTTTCTCATTATATTGGGTACGTTCTTGATTGGCTTTGCCGTCTGCATAACGAGCGTCTATTCTGCTTCGGTGAAAAGTCCGGGTGCGTCGGCGAACGCCACCGTACACGATGAAGTGTCAGG AATGTTGTCTTCTATAAAGACCCTATTCTGGTCTCTCTTTGGAGAATTTGACCCTTCGAGCTTTGAAGCCGAGCCACTGGAGGAAGCCGTTGGTATGACCATTCTCGCTCTGTGGTTGGTGCTTGCCGTCATCGTCCTGCTAAATATGTTGATTGCTTTGATTAGCAACTCGTTTCAAAGGATCCAG GATAATGCTGATATTGAGTGGAAGTTCGCTCgtgccgtcatcattcgcaACATCTGGAAATCTCCACCGATTCCTATTccaatcaatatttttcatttcgtgGCATTGCTTGCCTCAAACGTGTGCTGCACTTCCAGTAAA CGTTTTTCTGACGTTGAAAAATGTGTGTACGAAGATTTCGCCAATCACGAAGGCATTCGAGAGAAGTttcgagagaaaatcgagaaaGCCGAAGAGGAAGGAGTTCGAAGAAAAGATCTTAACAAACTGAGGAAGCACTTGGACAAACAAATTAGTACGCTAAAC GCAGTAGCTTTTGGATCGAATCCCGATACAGTTTCTTACGAGAGCGGGTCAGGGGATCCTGGCAAAAACGGCACTTCTAAATCTGCTCATTGTAATCCGGTACAGCCGTCAGAATTTCAAGAGGAAGTCATCGCGGCGAAAAGTGGATCGAGACCGCGTTCTGCGCCAAGGACGGATGACGATGATAATGATGAGGAAAAGATGGTGCGAAGTGGACTGAAGTCTCGAAGCCATTCTAGAGTAACGCCATCTCGAGCAGAGGGAGACGCCGCTCGAGAATTTTTAGAGGGATTGCGGCAACTCCGGGAAAGCTTTCAGAAGAGCTTCAAAGAGCATCAGTTGGAGATTCAAGAAAGCCTTCGAAATCTTCAGTTGGAGTTTCAGGAAAGCGTTCGAAATCTTCAGTCGGAGTTTCTCGAGCGGCATGCCAAGGTTGCGGGTTTGACTTCTGTAGATTCGAAATAG
- the LOC136194264 gene encoding short transient receptor potential channel 4-like isoform X2 encodes MSSEETILIELDNIEEDSNVVIDPISRANTPTGVDEADPQMLLFNELKNFAEGQANRIARHIDNGAKVEHLYDDDRTTLHVLFAAFSTSDEDDETKRRSCIESIQTLLDRGADPTAISCDRPVLHEAVMNMCPVEGLEILLSSPGVSVRVHSQKGGSVLHVLLDSRESYDMDYVEYLIDKGADLESTVIGRTPLDAMAAMDDEKAAPLIDFVQRKRPQLLRKHADSMLRHAFSSGRLATVKLLLKKGATVSRARGRGDGEPLLFSAVRSPCSSFAKFSLLRRLKVDIKATDTRSRNIVHIAAECGHFPIMKRAIELGVSPLDADDEGCFPMHFVSRSDSGDPAEMSDRLKCLNYLIENNASVNAKNKRNESPLFLALQRKAKTFIERLVQAGATLADSKLKCLQYDEVTLLSDPQVILVAPKPLDMMLRLGALFAKCAKRDELHRGELLTLSNDMERLAVEMMDKAKWRADDIINLFAHGIEAEQKLFISSPQVQEKMKFYWYGERGEMKKRQYMYKVPLFLMKTFLLPIFLIILLPCRQCDYRSLYIKSMRTVEPCIAYVTNAVTYLLFLVLLIANVSLKSTNTVAPATSPSVLDWIVFVFVVALLFQDIYQAYGHGRAVMYYRANLGSVVDLFLVFTFITYYVLLFVGYYVIDDGFEVIRASFHVLGFASLISIVRFLSYLQAHSVLGPIQLSFVGIFYDVVLFLIILGTFLIGFAVCITSVYSASVKSPGASANATVHDEVSGMLSSIKTLFWSLFGEFDPSSFEAEPLEEAVGMTILALWLVLAVIVLLNMLIALISNSFQRIQDNADIEWKFARAVIIRNIWKSPPIPIPINIFHFVALLASNVCCTSSKRFSDVEKCVYEDFANHEGIREKFREKIEKAEEEGVRRKDLNKLRKHLDKQISTLNNFYVYRQ; translated from the exons ATGTCTagcgaagaaacgatccTGATCGAGCTCGATAATATCGAAGAAGACTCCAACGTCGTCATTGACCCCATCTCCAGAGCGAATACGCCcaccggcgtcgacgaagccgatCCTCAAATGCTTCTATTCAACGAACTGAAAAACTTCGCTGAAGGCCAAGCGAATCGAATTGCGAGGCACATCGACAACGGAGCGAAAGTCGAGCACctctacgacgacgatcgaacgacgctgCACGTTCTGTTCGCcgccttctcgacgtccgacgaagacgacgaaacgaagaggCGGTCTTGCATAGAAT CCATTCAAACTCTTCTCGATCGTGGTGCTGATCCGACGGCGATCTCTTGTGATCGGCCTGTGCTGCATGAGGCCGTCATGAATATGTGTCCTGTTGAGGGCTTGGAGATTCTCCTGTCGTCTCCTGGGGTGTCCGTTAGAGTCCACAGTCAAAAAGGAGGCTCCGTGCTTCATGTTTTG CTGGATTCTCGCGAGTCATATGATATGGACTACGTCGAATATTTAATTGACAAAGGCGCTGATTTGGAATCAACTGTCATTGG GCGGACTCCTCTTGATGCGATGGCTGCAATGGATGACGAAAAGGCTGCACCGTTGATTGATTTTGTCCAGCGAAAGAGACCTCAACTGCTAAGAAAACACGCTGACTCTATGCTTCGTCATGCCTTTTCGTCAGGAAGACTGGCCACAGTCAAG ctTCTTCTGAAGAAAGGAGCGACTGTGTCTCGAGCACGTGGCAGGGGAGACGGCGAACCGTTGCTATTTTCAGCTGTAAGATCCCCGTGCTCGTCATTTGCAAAATTCTCTCTTTTACGTCGACTCAAAGTCGACATCAAAGCGACTGACACGAGATCGAGAAACATCGTACACATCGCGGCAGAATGCGGACATTTCCCCATCATGAAACGCGCCATAGAGCTCGGCGTGAGCCCCCTCGATGCCGACGATGAAGGATGCTTTCCAATGCACTTCGTATCTCGTTCGGACTCCGGAGATCCTGCAGAGATGAGCGACCGCCTGAAATGTCTAAATTATCTCATTGAGAATAACGCGTCTGTCAATGCAAAGAACAAGCGAAATGAATCGCCTTTGTTTCTAGCGcttcaaagaaaagcgaagacATTTATCGAGCGTCTCGTTCAGGCCGGAGCGACGTTGGCCGATTCCAAGCTTAAGTGTCTTCAGTACGACGAAGTGACTCTTCTCAGCGATCCCCAAGTGATTCTGGTTGCGCCGAAACCGCTCGATATGATGCTTCGACTAGGAGCGCTTTTCGCCAAGTGCGCCAAGCGCGACGAATTGCATCGCGGCGAGTTGCTCACCTTGTCCAACGACATGGagcgtctcgccgtcgagatGATGGATAAGGCCAAGTGGAGAGCGGATGATATTATCAATTTGTTTGCTCATGGAATAGAAGCCGAGCAAAAGCTG TTTATCTCTAGCCCTCAGGTTCAGGAGAAGATGAAGTTCTACTGGTACGGCGAGAGAGGTGAAATGAAAAAGCGGCAATACATGTACAAGGTTCCCTTGTTTCTAAtgaagacgtttcttcttcccaTCTTTCTCATTATCTTGCTTCCCTGTCGCCAATGCGACTACAGAAGCCTCTACATAAAATCGATGAGAACCGTAGAGCCGTGCATTGCTTACGTCACCAACGCCGTCACCtatctcctcttcctcgttcttctcatcgCCAACGTCTCTCTCAAGTCGACGAACACCGTTGCCCCAGCAACGTCGCCTAGCGTTCTCGATTggatcgttttcgtcttcgtcgtcgctctccttttCCAAGATATCTATCAAGCGTACGGTCATGGAAGGGCTGTGATGTACTATAGAGCAAATTTAGGCAGTGTCGTCGACTTGTTTCTCGTCTTCACTTTTATCACCTACTACGTTCTTCTATTCGTCGGCTACTATGTTATTGATGATGGTTTCGAAGTGATTCGCGCATCGTTTCACGTTCTCGGCTTTGCATCTCTCATCAGCATCGTACGTTTTTTATCCTATCTACAAGCTCACTCTGTCCTTGGTCCCATACAACTGTCGTTCGTCGGAATTTTCTACGACGTCGTACTCTTTCTCATTATATTGGGTACGTTCTTGATTGGCTTTGCCGTCTGCATAACGAGCGTCTATTCTGCTTCGGTGAAAAGTCCGGGTGCGTCGGCGAACGCCACCGTACACGATGAAGTGTCAGG AATGTTGTCTTCTATAAAGACCCTATTCTGGTCTCTCTTTGGAGAATTTGACCCTTCGAGCTTTGAAGCCGAGCCACTGGAGGAAGCCGTTGGTATGACCATTCTCGCTCTGTGGTTGGTGCTTGCCGTCATCGTCCTGCTAAATATGTTGATTGCTTTGATTAGCAACTCGTTTCAAAGGATCCAG GATAATGCTGATATTGAGTGGAAGTTCGCTCgtgccgtcatcattcgcaACATCTGGAAATCTCCACCGATTCCTATTccaatcaatatttttcatttcgtgGCATTGCTTGCCTCAAACGTGTGCTGCACTTCCAGTAAA CGTTTTTCTGACGTTGAAAAATGTGTGTACGAAGATTTCGCCAATCACGAAGGCATTCGAGAGAAGTttcgagagaaaatcgagaaaGCCGAAGAGGAAGGAGTTCGAAGAAAAGATCTTAACAAACTGAGGAAGCACTTGGACAAACAAATTAGTACGCTAAAC AATTTTTATGTCTATAGGCAGTAG
- the LOC136193501 gene encoding uncharacterized protein: MDYVEYIIDTGADLESIVIGRTPLDAMAAMDDDKSRALIDLVERKRPQLLRKHADSMLRHAFSSGRLATVKLLLKKGATVTRASSKGDGEPLLFLAVRSQCSSYEKFSLLLRLKVDIKATDSKSRNIVHIAAECGRFRIMKRAVELGACMSPLDADDDGCFPMHFLSRSDFGEMSDRLECLNYLEMSDRLECLNYLIENNACVNAKNKRNESPLFLALQTKAKKFIECLVQAGATLVDSKLKCLQCDEVTLLSDPQVILVAPKPLDMTLRLGALFAKCAKRDDSHSCDFLALSNDMERLAVEMMDKAKWRVDDITGSLFAHGIEAEQKLFMSSPPVQEKMKFYWYGEKGEMKKLQYMYKVPLFLMKTFLAFFFVFLLPCRQCDCKSLSRKWIRTVEPCIVYVANAVTYLLFVVLLIANVSLKSNTVAIATSLSVLDWIVFVFVVALLFRGIHQAYGHGRALMNNRTNLGNVVDWFLVFAFITYYVLLFVGYYAIDDGFEVIRASFHVLGFASFISIVRFLSYLYKVILSLDQYSCPSSAFCTTSYSFTLYWARS; encoded by the exons ATGGACTACGTCGAATATATAATTGACACAGGCGCTGATTTGGAATCAATTGTCATTGG GCGGACTCCCCTTGATGCGATGGCTGCAATGGATGACGACAAGTCTCGAGCGTTGATTGATTTGGTCGAACGAAAGAGACCTCAACTGCTGAGAAAACATGCTGACTCTATGCTTCGTCATGCCTTTTCGTCAGGAAGACTGGCAACAGTCAAG ctTCTTCTCAAAAAAGGAGCGACTGTGACTAGAGCCAGTAGCAAGGGAGACGGCGAACCTTTGCTGTTTTTAGCTGTGAGATCCCAGTGCTCATCTTATGAAAAATTCTCTCTTTTACTTCGACTCAAAGTCGACATCAAAGCGACAGACTCGAAGTCGAGAAACATCGTACACATCGCGGCAGAATGCGGGCGTTTTCGCATCATGAAACGCGCCGTGGAGCTCGGCGCGTGCATGAGCCCCCTCGATGCAgacgatgacggatgttttCCAATGCATTTCCTATCGCGTTCAGACTTCGGGGAGATGAGCGACCGCCTAGAATGTCTGAATTATCTGGAGATGAGCGACCGCCTAGAATGTCTGAATTATCTCATTGAGAATAACGCGTGTGTCAATGCAAAGAACAAGCGAAATGAATCGCCTTTGTTTCTCGCGCTTCAaacaaaagcgaagaaattTATTGAGTGTCTCGTTCAGGCCGGAGCGACGTTGGTCGATTCCAAACTGAAGTGTCTTCAGTGCGACGAAGTGACTCTTCTCAGCGATCCCCAAGTGATTCTTGTGGCGCCGAAACCGCTCGATATGACGCTTCGACTAGGAGCCCTTTTCGCCAAGTGCGCCAAACGCGACGATTCGCATAGctgcgattttctcgctttgTCCAACGACATGGAACGTCTTGCCGTCGAGATGATGGATAAGGCCAAGTGGAGAGTTGATGATATTACGGGCAGTTTGTTTGCTCACGGAATAGAAGCCGAGCAAAAGCTG TTTATGTCTAGCCCTCCGGTTCAGGAGAAGATGAAGTTCTACTGGTACggcgagaaaggcgaaaTGAAAAAGCTGCAATACATGTACAAGGTTCCCTTGTTTCTAATGAAGACGTTTCtcgccttctttttcgttttcttgcttcCCTGTCGCCAATGCGACTGCAAAAGTCTCTCCAGAAAATGGATCAGAACCGTAGAGCCGTGCATTGTTTACGTCGCCAACGCCGTCACTtatctcctcttcgtcgttcttctcattgCCAACGTGTCTCTCAAGTCGAACACcgttgccatagcaacgTCGCTAAGCGTTCTCGATTGgatcgtctttgtcttcgtcgtcgctctccttttCCGAGGAATCCATCAAGCGTATGGTCACGGAAGGGCTTTGATGAACAATAGAACAAATTTGGGCAATGTCGTCGACTggtttctcgtcttcgcttttATCACCTACTACGTTCTTCTGTTCGTCGGCTACTATGCTATCGACGATGGTTTCGAAGTGATTCGCGCTTCGTTTCACGTTCTCGGCTTCGCCTCTTTCATCAGCATCGTACGATTTTTATCCTATCTATACAAGGTCATTCTGTCCTTGGACCAATACAGCTGTCCTTCGTCGGCATTTTGTACGACGTCGTACTCTTTCACATTATATTGGGCACGTTCCTGA
- the LOC136193502 gene encoding uncharacterized protein, whose protein sequence is MPSDKWNKDSTLDVYRGQRYECAESIDIISPSSFVILQSRCSRMDNVSHIVWKDGIKLTKIAGSKVIECLITMSIKKGHHCIDVIVRWSSNDECDVTAKEFVDEVKSMIGAVCDERSPGVILNWFYLDSSNLKKLNADPAIYSSREVDQKVNERALNDKLFSVRPDKDNVCCVRDLVILARQIEFPSSGPFPADDVPVSDGLLKACAAVDGTQLDDICFYFDIKKDDRLEICQSTTGIAARRFEALSLWRKRADAPKVSRLLGLYKRMGVARRAIKDEYKQLCQRE, encoded by the exons ATGCCGTCCGACAAGTGGAATAAAgattcgacgctcgacgtATATCGTGGCCAGAGATACGAGTGCGCTGAATCGATCGACATCATCTCGCCGTCATCATTCGTCATTCTCCAGTCTCGCTGCTCTCGCATGGATAACGTCAGCCATATCGTATGGAAAGACGGCATCAAATTAACAAAGATCGCCGGTAGCAAAGTAATCGAGTGTCTCATCACAATGAGCATAAAGAAAGGACACCAttgcatcgacgtcatcgtacgCTGGTCGAGCAATGAtgaatgtgacgtcactgcaaaggaattcgtcgacgaagtgaagTCAATGATCGGTGCCGtgtgcgacgaacgaagtccGGGTGTCATTCTTAACTGGTTCTATCTGGACAGTTCTAAtctgaaaaagttgaacgcaGACCCGGCAATTTATTCGTCGAGGGAAGTCGATCAGAAGGTCAATGAGAGGGCTCTCAACGACAAGCTCTTCTCCGTACGACCAGACAAAGATAACGTTTGTTGCGTCCGAGACTTAGTAATCCTTGCACGTCAAATCGAGTTTCCCTCTTCAG gcCCTTTTCCCGCCGATGACGTGCCCGTGTCCGATGGGTTACTGAAGGCTTGCGCTGCCGTCGATGGAACACAACTGGACGACAtctgtttttattttgacatcaaaaaagacgatcgTCTTGAGATTTGCCAGAGTACTACTGGCATTGctgctcgtcgatttgaagcgCTGAGTTTGTGGAGGAAGCGAGCAGACGCACCAAAAGTAAGCCGGCTTCTTGGGTTGTATAAAAGAATGGGCGTCGCTCGGCGTGCTATTAAAGATGAATACAAACAACTGTGTCAACGTGAGTAG